A stretch of Equus przewalskii isolate Varuska chromosome 11, EquPr2, whole genome shotgun sequence DNA encodes these proteins:
- the LOC103561333 gene encoding transcription factor SPT20 homolog, with protein sequence MARGRQGRVGVGSGIRRRDPRIRAGKSERSRPGGPCAPSAARLRPTPRRTPPNACKQRRMAPALGRVPAKTENQILRWQQMGTQQLDWEQQGLQQLDWEQQGLQQLDWEQHTGTQQLDWEQQGLQQLDWEQQGLQQLHWEQQGLQQLDWEQQTGTQQLDWEQPQEPQPPLEPPQDPQPPLQPPQEPQPPLQPPQEPQPPLQPPQEPQPPLPQLEQEQAGTQQHTGLQQHTGTQQLEPQPPQLEPQPPQLEPQPPQLEPQPPEQPQQPMVLQTGTQQLDWEQQGLQQLDWEQHTGTQQLDWEQQGLQQLDWEQQGLQQLDWEQHTGTQQLDWEQQGLQQLHWEQQGLQQLDWEQQTGTQQLDWEQPQEPQAPLEPPQEPQPPPQPQLPLEPPQEPQPPQDPQPPLEPPQEPQPPLEPPQEPQPPLQPPQEPQPPLQPPQEPQPPLQPPQEPQPPLQPPQEPQPPLPQLEQEQAGTQQHTGLQQHTGTQQLEPQPPQLEPQPPQLEPQPPQLEPQPPEQPQQPMVLVS encoded by the exons ATGGCTCGGGGGCGCCAGGGCCGCGTCGGGGTCGGGTCGGGCATCCGTCGGCGGGACCCGCGCATCCGGGCGGGCAAGTCGGAGCGCAGCCGTCCGGGCGGTCCGTGCGCGCCCTCTGCCGCCCGCCTCCGCCCGACGCCGCGGCGGACGCCTCCTAACGCGTGCAAGCAGAGAA GGATGGCACCGGCTTTGGGAAGGGTCCCTGCAAAAACTGAAAATCAGATCTTGCGCTGGCAGCAGATGGGGACACAGCAGCTGGACTGGGAGCAGCAGGGTTTGCAGCAGCTGGATTGGGAGCAGCAGGGTTTGCAGCAGCTGGACTGGGAGCAGCACACAGGGACACAGCAGCTGGACTGGGAGCAGCAGGGCTTGCAGCAGCTGGACTGGGAGCAGCAGGGCTTGCAACAGCTACACTGGGAGCAGCAGGGTTTGCAGCAGCTGGACTGGGAGCAGCAAACAGGAACACAGCAGCTGGACTGGGAGCAGCCACAGGAACCACAGCCCCCCTTGGAGCCCCCACAGGATCCACAGCCCCCCTTGCAGCccccacaggagccacagccccccttgcagcccccacaggagccacagccccccttgcagcccccacaggagccacagccccccTTGCCACAGCTCGAGCAGGAacaggctggcacacagcagcacACGGGCTTGCAGCAGCACACGGGCACACAGCAGCTggagccacagcccccacagctggagccgcagcccccacagctggagccacagcccccacagctgGAGCCACAGCCTCCAGAACAACCACAGCAGCCCATGGTTCTG CAAACGGGGACACAGCAGCTGGACTGGGAGCAGCAGGGCTTGCAGCAGCTGGACTGGGAGCAGCACACAGGGACACAGCAGCTGGACTGGGAGCAGCAGGGCTTGCAGCAGCTGGACTGGGAGCAGCAGGGTTTGCAGCAGCTGGACTGGGAGCAGCACACAGGGACACAGCAGCTGGACTGGGAGCAGCAGGGCTTGCAGCAGCTGCACTGGGAGCAGCAGGGTTTGCAGCAGCTGGACTGGGAGCAGCAAACGGGGACACAGCAGCTGGACTGGGAGCAGCCACAGGAGCCACAGGCCCCCTTGGAACCTCCACAGGAGCCACAACCCCCACCGCAGCCACAGCTGCCTTTGGAGCCCCCACAGGAACCACAGCCCCCACAGGATCCACAGCCCCCCTTGGAACccccacaggagccacagccccctTTGGAGCccccacaggagccacagccccccttgcagcccccacaggagccacagccccccttgcagcccccacaggagccacagccccccttgcagcccccacaggagccacagccccccttgcagcccccacaggagccacagccccctTTGCCACAGCTCGAGCAGGAacaggctggcacacagcagcacACGGGCTTGCAGCAGCACACGGGCACACAGCAGCTggagccacagcccccacagctggagccgcagcccccacagctggagccacagcccccacagctgGAGCCACAGCCTCCAGAACAACCACAGCAGCCCATGGTTCTGGTGAGTTGA
- the DUSP8 gene encoding dual specificity protein phosphatase 8, with translation MAGDRLPRKVMDAKKLASLLRGGPGGPLVIDSRSFVEYNSWHVLSSVNICCSKLVKRRLQQGKVTIAELIQPAVRSQVEAAEPQDVVVYDQSTRDASVLAADSFLSILLSKLDGCFDSVAILTGGFATFSSCFPGLCEGKPAALLPMSLSQPCLPVPSVGLTRILPHLYLGSQKDVLNKDLMTQNGISYVLNASNSCPKPDFICESRFLRIPVSDSYCERLLPWLDKSIEFIDKAKLSSCQVIVHCLAGISRSATIAIAYIMKTMGMSSDDAYRFVKDRRPSISPNFNFLGQLLEYERSLKLLAALQGDGAPHPGIPAPLPGPAALLPPPPPPTSESAATGSAAASAAKEGAPSAGEPPAPPAAPATSALQQGLRGLHLSSDRLQDTNRLKRSFSLDIKSAYAPSRRPDDPGPPDPGEAPKLCKLDSPSGGTLGLPSPGPDSPDMAPEARPRLRRRPRPPAGSPARSPAHGLGLNFGDAARQTPRHGLSALSAPGLPGPGQPASPGGWAPPLDSPGTPSPDGPWCFSPEGAQGAGGARFAPFGRAGAQAVGGGDLRRREAARAESRDARTGWPDEPAPETQFKRRSCQMEFEEGMVEGRARGEELAALGKQASFSGSVEVIEVS, from the exons ATGGCCGGGGACCGGCTCCCTCGGAAGGTGATGGATGCCAAGAAGCTGGCCAGCCTGCTGCGGGGTGGGCCCGGGGGGCCGCTGGTCATCGACAGCCGCTCCTTCGTGGAGTACAACAGCTGGCACGTGCTCAGCTCTGTCAACATCTGCTGCTCCAAGCTGGTGAAGCGGCGGCTGCAGCAGGGCAAAGTGACCATTGCTGAGCTCATCCAGCCGGCTGTGCGCAGCCAG GTGGAGGCCGCGGAACCACAGGACGTGGTGGTCTATGACCAGAGCACACGGGACGCCAGTGTGCTGGCTGCAGACAGCTTCCTCTCCATCCTGCTCAGCAAGCTGGACGGCTGCTTCGACAGCGTGGCCATCCTCACAG GGGGCTTCGCCACTTTCTCGTCCTGCTTCCCCGGCCTCTGTGAGGGCAAGCCTGCCGCCCTGCTGCCCATgagcctctcccagccctgcttGCCTGTGCCCAGTGTGGGCCTGACCCGCATCCTGCCTCACCTCTACCTGGGTTCTCAGAAGGATGTCCTGAACAAG GACCTGATGACCCAAAACGGGATAAGCTATGTCCTCAACGCCAGCAACTCCTGCCCCAAGCCGGACTTCATCTGCGAGAGCCGCTTCCTGCGCATCCCCGTCAGCGACAGCTACTGTGAGAGGCTGCTGCCCTGGCTGGACAAGTCCATCGAGTTCATCG atAAAGCCAAGCTGTCCAGCTGCCAAGTCATTGTCCACTGTCTGGCCGGCATCTCCCGCTCTGCCACCATCGCCATCGCTTACATCATGAAGACCATGGGCATGTCCTCGGACGACGCCTACAG gttcGTGAAGGACCGGCGCCCGTCCATTTCGCCAAACTTCAACTTCCTGGGCCAGCTGCTGGAGTACGAGCGCAGCCTGAAGCTGCTGGCGGCCCTGCAGGGCGACGGGGCGCCACACCCCGGGATTCCCGCGCCCCTGCCCGGCCCCGCGGCCCTtctgccgccgccgccaccacctACCTCAGAGAGCGCTGCCACCGGGAGCGCAGCGGCCAGCGCAGCCAAGGAGGGCGCGCCCAGCGCCGGGGagccccccgcgccccccgcggCCCCCGCCACCAGCGCGCTACAGCAGGGCCTGCGCGGCCTGCACCTCTCCTCCGACCGCCTCCAGGACACCAACCGCCTCAAGCGCTCCTTCTCGCTGGACATCAAGTCGGCTTACGCCCCGAGCCGGCGGCCCGACGACCCCGGGCCCCCCGACCCCGGCGAGGCCCCCAAGCTCTGTAAGCTGGACAGCCCGTCGGGGGGCACGCTGGGCCTGCCCTCGCCGGGCCCCGACAGCCCGGACATGGCGCCCGAGGCGCGCCCGCGGCTCCGCCGGCGGCCCCGGCCTCCAGCCGGCTCCCCAGCGCGCTCCCCTGCGCACGGCCTCGGCCTGAACTTCGGCGACGCCGCCCGGCAGACTCCGCGGCACGGCCTGTCGGCCCTGTCGGCGCCCGGGCTGCCCGGCCCCGGCCAGCCGGCCAGCCCCGGGGGCTGGGCGCCGCCGCTCGACTCCCCGGGCACGCCGTCGCCCGACGGGCCCTGGTGCTTCAGCCCCGAGGGCGCGCAGGGCGCGGGCGGCGCGCGGTTTGCGCCCTTCGGCCGGGCGGGCGCGCAGGCCGTGGGCGGCGGCGACCTGCGGCGGCGAGAGGCGGCGAGGGCCGAGTCCCGGGACGCGCGGACCGGCTGGCCCGACGAGCCGGCCCCGGAGACGCAGTTCAAGCGCCGAAGCTGCCAGATGGAGTTCGAGGAGGGCATGGTGGAGGGGCGCGCGCGCGGCGAGGAGCTGGCCGCCCTGGGCAAGCAGGCCAGCTTCTCGGGCAGCGTGGAGGTCATCGAGGTGTCCTGA